Genomic window (Nicotiana sylvestris chromosome 7, ASM39365v2, whole genome shotgun sequence):
agatcagaccaggttaaaacggtgtcgtttggaagttctgggtatcagctggtctggaccggggcagGCTCACGTTTTGGGCTTGATTTGGGCCtcaaatttaaaatgaaaatgagcccaaactgattttcaacccaattctgcattctcttttatttttttatatttattttttatttttttatttttaaaaaaaaaacaaaacccaagtaaatcaaattaaaattaaatagacacttaatacaattatttgcacacacatattaaaatatttgaagcaggtaaaatcaaacaaaacaaaaatcacggacaaagatgcctattatgattttctatttaataaccggattacggttcaaattacgcatgacacataatattttttttgtattttgttttaataaaataaaaatgggcaaaaatcataaataattaacaaagtgccatgtaaaatccaaaaaaattgtacagtaggaccatttgttattattttatttcttttggagcgattgtcgcgtaaaacaaaaatcatgtgctcacaattATACAATTCAAATTGTACTTTTCCAATAATGATATATCAAGCTTAAAGATTTTactgaaaaatataaaattgagTAACTTGAACATTAAAGAGTATTCTTTAATTTTTCTTGCTTGGACTCATTTGGCAATTCAATTCTTCATATTTAACAATAAAATTTGAAGTCTAACACTTATTAGTATATTAAACACATATTACTTGTAGGTGTACATGAGGAAATTGAAGATTGTGTGCATGACATGTGTACTGAAATAGAAAAAGTAAGGCTTCAATATTTTATTAAAGAGCAATCAATCTTGAGAAGAAAATTATGCCAATGCGGAATTAATACTATTATGGCGGAAGAATATAGGGAAGATAAAGTTGGCCAAAAAATGTTGCTTCTAGCATCACCTATTGGAGCAATCAATATTCATAATGAGAGATATACCAAAACTTAATGACAATGTTATGACAGAGGAACAAAGATGTACCAAAAATTCATAAAGAGTCTTAAagttatatttttcaaatatgtACGcatattaaagatttataacTATTATTTAGCATTTAGTAAGAAATTTATATGAAaaacacgtgcaacgcacgtgaaGAGAGACTAGTATAGCTGAAATACATGGGCAAGTTTCAAATGTTTGTTTTGAACTAGTTTCGTTAGTCAGAAATGTCTTGAGTgttaccaaaaaagaaaaattaattcaaatatGCCAGACGGGTGTttagaaaattaattaaatagGCTACAAATGCTCTTTCCTTTGTCTTTGTCTACTGTTCATTCTTGACCTTCTTTCAGACTCGTTAACACCGGAACATCCACAATGAAAGTCACTCAAAGTAACCTACTCAAGCTTCGCCCTTTGTATTGTACCGCCTGGAAAGAGGTTCGCTAGCCTTTTTCTTTCTCTGCACCTAAAAGTTGCCTTAGTTCCCTTTctttaagttaaaaaaaaaatgacctaagtaTTTTTCATAGGATTTTTCGTTACTCATGTCAGCATATTCTCACTTCTGATATTTCCAAGTCTTGACACCAAAAACCTCTTCAATTTGACCCGGTCCTTCACGCTTGGACATCGCCACTGGAATCGTTGAGGCCGTATGAAGATGATTCTACTTCACTGGAAAGACGTCGATTGAAAAGCCAGCTCAGTAAATTTTTATTGGGACTTCTATATTATTCTTCATCCCCACAATACCAACAACAAACCCAAAATCAGGAAATAGTGGAACCACCAAACTAAAACGATGAATAATCAAGGAAGATCAAAAGTTGATATTGATCTTCATGCGTATATTCGGAATTAATTTCTTTGTAAGTAAAATTTTTATTTACCACTCTTACGGTCAGGGGGGATCTATTCAGTAGGTACGGGGAGCACGCCACCCGCAATTATTGATCGAAACTTTATATATAATgtgtatatattatatatatacataacttaGAAAAACGGATAAAACCAGCTTCTAGCACCCGGATGAACAAAAGACCGTAACCGTAATTACGGTGCCAATGCTGATGAGGCTGACACACTTTATAAAAGCTTTCTAGGGTGCTGCATTTATAGAGACGATTGCTTAGTCTGAACTTTAATTGAAGTTCCAGGTATTGTTAAAAAAGTTCTATAAGAATGATTTAGTGGTCATTTGggcataagaattgtaaaattccgaaaaaatgtGAATTCTGATGAAATTGATAAGACAATTAAATAAAAGGAACTATCTGAATTTTGTATATTCCACAAGGACTGGTAGtataaatcatgagcttctaaaattagaatttacaaagctggtatgaaataaatacatcatatgatcgaaatgtacataaacatatttttataaatctaaggctaccatgaacaagaggcagctacgaCCAGAATGCAGGTACGTCTTCAACTCCAACTCCCGTTGATCACAATAACATCATCAAccaatattgtcacgacccgaattttccaccgtcgggaccgtAGTGGTGCCTAACATCGCACTTGCTAGGAGATCCAACGTTAGAGTTCTATTCACCTTTTTCCTATACATTTTATAATTAAAACTTAACAAAACTAGGTCAACGGAAATAAAACGAAAGTACATAATAAACCGGTTATCTATATACTATTAACAACTCTGAAACTGTTACCACccaaaaactggtgtcacaatccacgaacatacTACAAAAGAATTACATATGtctcaaaagaaaagaaaatagaaaaatagaaacataggaggggacgccagggcctgcagatGCCAGCAGGACTACTTTGAGTCTCCTAGATGAATGCCTGCAatcgacctctcgatcagccactaccaACTCCGAAGTCTACACAGAAAgagcagagtgtagtatcagtacaaccgaccccatgtacttatAAGTgacgagcctaacctcgacgaggtagtgacgaggttaaggcgaaacatttataatataacctgcatacattttataataaagaaaaaagaagtaaaataaAATAGTAACTTGCAATAAAATAAATACAGAATTCAATTATCTTGCTAGTActcagctacaaccaatccttaagagagttACAATGCTACAGGATAAAATCACAGCAGAGAAAGAATAcataaataataaaatgatgcggcgcgcatcccgatcccaccatataatcaataacaatatgaacattcacccttaCTACTCtttgttgcgacgtgcaatccgatcccaccagtccacccttattactcctcaatatatcacccttattcctcctgttgcagcgtgcaacccgatcccacctgtccacccttattactccttgttgcggcgcgcagcccgatcccaccaGAGAAATcatatttcacccttattcctcctgttgcagcgtgcaacccgatcccaccatattagTACCACTCACACAATAAAAGTAGAAATTTCATAGTTTAGCTCAAAAACCCTCCACAATATTTAAACCTCAAACCAAGTCAACAGAAGAATATAAAATCATGAATTCTCATCAATTGttactacacagcgagaccaaccaaaaTGTATCATGAAACACCAATAAACCAACTTAAACCAATAatgtaataaaataaaactacggaacaattaataccttcaataaagaaaacaacatctaacaagaagcaattagacatggaagcatcaataaGCATGTAACAATTAAGACAAGAAGACAATATATTAGAAATGGGAAAGGGAACAGGCTAAACAAATAATTTGGCGGCGCATAGGTACCcccaccacacctatacgccacacacatggaatttcacatagcaattaagtctgggatccctaatccctcgagtcaaagttagaccaaacacttacctcgatctaATGGGTAATTCaaagctcaattaccgctttatctctcgattccacctccaatccactcaTATCTATAATTTGGGAAGAAccagcctttgaaaaatcgcctattgaagtttaggttttgaaaaatgggagaatgaatgaaaaatctaTTCTAATTCCAAAGTTATCAGTTgcagatgtcacatttgcgacctaagcttcgcatttgcgagaaaggtatcgcaaatgcgaacctctCGCATTTttgctgccttcgcaaatgcgaacctctCGTATTTCTGCTGCCTTCGTACATGCGAAGTCCCagttgcaaatgcgaacaatggACTTCCGTAAATGCAGCCttttcaaaacttctattttctcaaccaaaggtccgaatcatgtcaaataaactccgtttttaccaaatttcacagatatgacttaaatattatattaaattcGCACCggatccgaaaccaaaatacgagtcccataccaacgagatcaaacattaatcaatttctttaattccttagattttcagtcttacaattttcatcaaaaattcatttctcgggtttggaaCCTCGGAATTGGATTCCGGGAATATGCCgaggtcccatattttattacggACCTACCGAGATCGTCAAAATACaagtccgggtctgtttacccaaaacgttgatcgaAGTTAACAAAAATCATTTTTTAggtcaaaaattattatttcataaATTTTCCAAATAAAGGCTTTCCGGAATCACGTTCGGACTGGGCACACAAATTGAGaagagataaaatgaggtttttaaggcctcggaatacgGATTCGAATTCTAAAAcagaagatgaccctttgggtcattaCAAATATATGCACGCAAGGTGgagaaatgtagtatgagtactaCCAAcaccatgtactcaataagtaacaaacctaaccttagattgaaagtagtgacgagctggaacaaaggtcgggtccaacaccaatagcttAAATTTTAGTTCCCCTTCTAAAACTCGATTTCGACAATGGTGTCAGTGAAGGTGCTACTGCCGGTAAAAGAATCTCATAATTTTCATCtggttttattttttctttctttgatttttccaatttttttaaagttgttttaaATTGTGGTGGTTAAGCATTGTACTTTCTGTAGTATTCTGCTAAACATGCGGTAGACAAAGGGACTGCTTGGATTTTGAGAAGTGATagtaaaattaaaaaaagagaggAGTGTATTGATGGTTTTGGAGAGATTCACCGGTAACAGTGACATAGCGGGGAAAACGAGGCTGATTGAAAATTGTAACTAAACGTGAGTTTGGTTATGGATTTGCAGACGAAGGAAGAAGGGGTGGTGATGTGCGGTGATGGCGGGTAGAATATTGAGAAATGGAATAGTAGAAGAGAGAGGGTTGTTTGGgatttcattttttgtaaaaaaggAGATGGATTTggaatttttataaataaataatattttgtaaaaaataatGATGTGGCATTAATTTAGCTGAGGTGGATATGATATGTCTTTCATGTCAAGCGAGTGAGCAGTAGAGgtgtttaaaatttatattttgaTCGCGTTCAAGTATCCGATTGAAACTTTGTGGAGTAGAGGGACCGGGATGACAAAAACCAAACTAATACAATTTTCTCTCAAGCTATTCTGTCGTAAATTTATATGTTAGGGAAAAAAGTAGAATTATAGGTTTAAAAGTCCGCTAGAATTTACTTGGTattgagtttttcttttctttttttgtcaaCAAAAGCTAGGTATATACTAACTATAGTAAAATTAGTAATATGTACGAGTGCGGAAATCATGAGAAAATATataaaactaaaagttatattgaATTTTTATAGTACTAATTGGAAAGTTTAAAACAATTACCTCAAAACTTGAAAACTATTACTAACATTATATATTAGATGTCTTGAAGTATGCATTGCTCGTGTACACTATTTTAatacataatttttttaaaatctcatataaatattatatttgagttataaataaaaatatgttTCTTGAAATTATTAGTGTCGATTGTATATACCTAACTAAATATTAGGAGAAATTATCTTGTAGAAGTTCTTCAATTTCACAAGTTATCATATTTTCCTTTTAGCTTCAGCAATCACACATAACCCTCAAAGGTTTAAGTATTGTCCAGAAACTTTTTTTCTGAAAAGCTATTCACAAGTTTATTTTACAAGACACAAACAATATTAATAAACTgacagaaaataataatttttttcccacgaataaaatatttttttattttcttaattaataaaaaatagaCAGAATACCTAAAAACCCTTCTAACTCGCGTGCTTTATCCAAGTTCCCCTTAAACTTTACCTAGTCCTAGTTACCCCCTTATACTTAGTTTTTCATAATATCTATCTCCTTAATCCATATCAACTTATAAGGGTGTAATCGCACGCCTACCATATTGGAATAATAGCTGATGTGGCTGTCCACATTGGCAAACAAATAACTTTTTAATTATCTCAATTTAAATAATTTAGTCTACAgttaaaaaaaatcgaaattaaaaattacaaagcATCAATATTTTCTCAGTTTCTAAGTCACAAAGGAGACACTCTCTTATATCAGTTAGAGAAATTTTAGGGCTTTCCTCATATTATTTTCCAAACTTGTACTTGTGACCCATCTCTGTTGACTTTTGTTTGGGTTTAGGGAGTAAAAAAAATCTGAGTTTCTTGCTCTCGAAAGTAAATTTTTCAATCTATTCATCAGTGTAACTCTCTATATGAATAATAGTAACCCACTAACATAGGCAATCAATaaataagactaaaaagtatctaataaagaaagaaatggaacaaagaaaaatgagaaaagtAGAAAACTCGGTACTttagtggaggatgaaagaaatTATATTGAAGAATATAAAGAAATGGCAGTTGAAATGGTTAAAAAGTAAGGGAATGGTATTTTAATATGAACTCTCCCATTTGAACAATAAATGTGGCTGTTATTTTTCATTCTCACGCGTCAAAGAACATGTGAAATCACTTACTCTACCAGGTGGCCATTTGAGGGGGTAAAGACTGAAAAAACCAAGTATAAGGGGATAATTAGGACTAAGTAAAGTGTAAGGAGACCTAAATTAAAcgtgccaagttttttttttttttgggggtgggGGGTCTTTAGGTATTCAACTATTTCCAGTATAAACTATCTGTATTACAATGAAAAAATTAAACAGTTTATAAGCTGATTTTAAACGTCGGTGCAAATTTAGAGTCAATTAGGCCATTTAGCCTTACGAAAATAAGAGCcagtttggacataagaatttcttcatttttttctcgaaattttttcactttttcctCGAAATCAATATTTGGCCAtacaatttttaatttttacttgaagatgaatttttgattttttcgaaaatttaaaaactccaaaaaaactGCTTTTCAAATTTTTACTCAAATtttattcatgtccaaacacaactctaatttttaaatactattttcacttaaaaaaatttactttttttaaaattttacaattcttatgtccaaacgcccactaacaATTAAGGTAGCTTCAAACAATATAGTGAATTTTTTCGGATTTACTCAAAAATAACTTGATTGTTTTTTGCATGTCATACCGAAAAACGACATCGTAGTGACACGTGTTATTTCAAACAACTCAACGGCAGCCCTTTTACATCTTTTTATCCCAGTCCCCAACCCCAAAAATATATACAGtctaaaattaaaaaattaaaaggaTTCActgaaataaaaacaaaatttacaCTCATATTTTTGTGGAATTTTCTCTCACTATATATCCATTTCTCCATCTaaaggaaaattaatattcagaGGTTTCATAGCTTTCAGAAGAAGCATCTACGCCAGGTAAACACTACAAATCTCTTTGCATGTGTTAAATTTGAATTGAACAGCTTTAATCAATGTAGTTAttgttttgctttttttttttttttttcatttcctttAAGATTTTTCCCCCGATGCATGCATGTGTATAATTATGTTGTTATGTATTGATTAGGGTTTCTTCATGTCGGCAAAATACGATCCTGCTGACCTAAATTCCGGAGTTGTTAATGTTGAGGTGAAAAACGAGGCTATTAATGTTGTTAGTGTTGGTCAGTTAGGAAATGAAACCCTAATTGAGAATCGAAGTAATCAGCATTTAGTTGGTGAATCTGTTGTTGATGGGATTAGGGTTTTTGGAGAAGGGAATGACGCTGGTGAGGGTTTAAGAGTGCAAATGGAAGATTTAGATGTGGAAATTGATTTGGATTCGGGGGATCTCGATGGTCAAATGGGGTTTTTAGGAAATGATAAGGTTGATGTTGAACCTTTTACTGATCTTGGTGTGAACGAGAGCAGAGGGCAAAAATTTGATCAATTCGAAGACCTGAGAAGTGTGTCGTTTGTCGAAAACCATGTGGGTGATGCTCAAGGGGGGTTTTCACACCTTGCCCGAAACAGGAATGTAGTCGAAGGAAATTTCATGCAAGACGTATTAGGTGGGAAGAATGAATTTGTTCCTGATGGTATAGTAGTTAATAGTGACTTTAAAGGGGTGGATATGAAAGGGAATGAAGATGGATTAAAAGAAGAACAACTGATAGAAGCTGAGTTGAAAAATGAAGATGGCATAGGTGTTCGGCCTGATGCTCTTGTTCCCGAAAGACGAGGGGATGAGGACAGAATGGAAGAGGAAGGTAAATTTTATGTGTCTGATTTAGTTTGGGGTAAGGTGAGGAGTCATCCTTGGTGGCCTGGGCAGATATTTGAGCCTTCTGCTGCATCAGACAGAGCAATGAAATACTTAAAAAAGGACAGCTATCTGATAGCATATTTTGGTGACCAGACATTTGCATGGAATGAAGCATCTCGCATTAAGCCATTTAGGATGTATTTCTCTCAAATGGAGAAACAGAGCAACTCAGAACGCTTTTCTCATGCCGTGGACCGTGCTCTAGATGAAGTCTCTCAACGGATTCAGTTTGGGCTGGCCTGCCCATGTTTGCAGGAGGAGACCCGAGCAAAAATGAAATCCCAGATTGTTATCAATGCTGGTATCAGGGCAGAATCAAGCATGAGAGTTGGAGGTGACTACTTTTCAGATGAAACCTCATTTAACCCTGCCGAGCTTGTTAGATCACTGAAGTCAGCAGCTGCAGCCCCACGTTCTAGGATTCATAGATTGTCATTTATATTGGCAAAAGCTCAATTGGCAGCCTTTAATCGCTGGAAGGGTTATTACGAGCTCCCAGTAATAGAAGAATATAGTGATTTGGAGAATGATAATGATGTTGAACCACTGCATGGGGAGAAAGATGCTATTGATGTGGCAGGAGTGGCTTCAGAGGAAAATTCAGATCTCCAAGGTACTTCCTCTACAAAGCGTCGTCGACACTCGGGGGTTGACGAGCACCATGgtggaaaagaaaaatcaatgtccatCTTGATATATGGGAGCAGTTCAGGCATATCAAATAATCAGAAGAAATCTAGAGGGAGAGCTGGGCGGGAGTGGAAGTCTATGTCTTTTGAGAAGAGAATTCTAGCATTTGACTCTTTGCCTAGTGATTCCAAggcaaaaagaaggaaaaaggtaGTGTTACAAAGCAGTGGTAATAAGATGTCTTCACCACCTAAAGCTGCAGACAAAATTCTCAAGTCTACTGATGGAAGTTCCCAAAGAAGAATTGGTAAGCGTAGTGAAAAGTCGAGAAATGTTGGTTTTGGAGATTCAGTACCTGCTCCCGTGAAATCTGAAGAACGGTTGATTCCAAAAGAGTTCCCTCCTCCAATAGAGATGCTCTCAAAGCTCTATTTGGCTGCCAGGGATCCCATGAATGGGTatagcattttgttatcactagCTGGTCTGTTCTGTGATTACAGAAATATGACTAGCTTGGAAACTACTGAGTCAAGAGACCACACAAATATGGTAGAAAAGCATGTAGAGAAGAAATCATCCAACTCGGCCTCTCCTGAAACATTGTTAATAGAAGGTATTGAAGACTCCTATTGGACTGACAGGATTATTCAATGCTACCCTGAGGATCAGGTGTTATTTGAGGTCCAAAATCAAGAGGATTTTCCTAATGCTAAATGGGATACTTCTCCAGGCCTGAGTCCAAGCttgaacaataaacaagaagtagGTGGCTTGGTTGAGAATTCAGAAAGAGAAAATCTATCTGTTCTTGTGCATGGAAATTCTGAGTACTCCCCAACTGCATTGGTTCTTAA
Coding sequences:
- the LOC104244049 gene encoding PWWP domain-containing protein 5, with the translated sequence MSAKYDPADLNSGVVNVEVKNEAINVVSVGQLGNETLIENRSNQHLVGESVVDGIRVFGEGNDAGEGLRVQMEDLDVEIDLDSGDLDGQMGFLGNDKVDVEPFTDLGVNESRGQKFDQFEDLRSVSFVENHVGDAQGGFSHLARNRNVVEGNFMQDVLGGKNEFVPDGIVVNSDFKGVDMKGNEDGLKEEQLIEAELKNEDGIGVRPDALVPERRGDEDRMEEEGKFYVSDLVWGKVRSHPWWPGQIFEPSAASDRAMKYLKKDSYLIAYFGDQTFAWNEASRIKPFRMYFSQMEKQSNSERFSHAVDRALDEVSQRIQFGLACPCLQEETRAKMKSQIVINAGIRAESSMRVGGDYFSDETSFNPAELVRSLKSAAAAPRSRIHRLSFILAKAQLAAFNRWKGYYELPVIEEYSDLENDNDVEPLHGEKDAIDVAGVASEENSDLQGTSSTKRRRHSGVDEHHGGKEKSMSILIYGSSSGISNNQKKSRGRAGREWKSMSFEKRILAFDSLPSDSKAKRRKKVVLQSSGNKMSSPPKAADKILKSTDGSSQRRIGKRSEKSRNVGFGDSVPAPVKSEERLIPKEFPPPIEMLSKLYLAARDPMNGYSILLSLAGLFCDYRNMTSLETTESRDHTNMVEKHVEKKSSNSASPETLLIEGIEDSYWTDRIIQCYPEDQVLFEVQNQEDFPNAKWDTSPGLSPSLNNKQEVGGLVENSERENLSVLVHGNSEYSPTALVLNFSDLESIPPIADLNRIFSQYGPLCESETEVIDKSKRGKVVFKRRADAETAFSKSGKFSIFGPSLISYRLQYSPSPRKASCTSKRKRKYAASLEVNGV